In Solidesulfovibrio carbinoliphilus subsp. oakridgensis, the sequence AAAGCTGGTCTCGTTGGTGGTGATGACCTCGAAAAGGCGGTTGAGCTCCTGGCGGCGGCTGGCGTCGTACTGGAGAAAGGCGTGGTATTCGGAAAAACTCTTGAGGTTGAGTTCCTTGAGCCGCGCGGCCAGCCGGTTCTCGACCAGATACTTGCGGTTGTCGGCCACGTAGATGCCGGATTGGGCATAGATGAAATCCCGCAGCTGGGCGAACTCCGGATCCGAGATCTTGAGTTCCTTGCGCAGGGATATCGTCTTGGAAAAAAGCGAGGTCATGGACTAGCGCTCCCCTTGCTCGTCCTGCAGTCGGGCGATAGCCGCCTCGGCCACCCCGGCCAATTCCGGATCGTCGCCCGAAGCGATCCCGAGCAAGGCTTGCGAGGCCTCCGGACCGCCGATGTCGCCGAGCGTTTCCACGGCCTTCAGGGCCACGAGCTTGCCGTCTTCCCCGGCCAGCTCCACCAGCCGTCCGACGGCCTCGCGCTCGCCCCGGAGCCCCAGCGCCTCCATGGCCCGGACGCGCACCCAGTCGTCGGCGTCGAACAGGGCCTGCTCCAGGTACGGATAGATCCGGTCGCTGTCGCAGCCGCCCAGAAGCTCCACCACGGCCAGGCGCACGTCCCGGTTCTCGTCGGAAAGGCCGCTGACGATGAGCGCCAGGCCCTCCTCCTCGTGGCCGCACATCTCGCCCAGGGCCTCGAGCGCGATCTTGCGGATGTCCGGCACCGGATCGTTTAAGGCCGCGCGGATGACGTCCATGTGGTCGCGAAGGCCCATCTTGCCGAGGGCGTAGGCGGCCATGAGCCGGTCCATGGGCTCGTCGCTTTCAAAAAGCTGCCGGAACCGGCCGTCGAGGGTTTCGCCGCCGATGGCCACGCAGGCATCGAGGGCCGCCTCCTTGACCGCGTCCGAGGGATGGGCCAGCAGGTCGAAAAGGGCGTCTCCGGCGGCCGGCAGGCGCATCTTGCCGCCGAGAAAGGCCACGGCCTCGAGGAGCAGGTCTTCATCGTCCCCGTGGAGCATGTCCAGGAAAAAGCCCACGGCCTCCTGGCCGGAGATGGCGGCCAGGGCCCTGGCCGCCACCGGCCGGATGGGCCCGGGCAGGGAGGCGAAGGCATCCATGAGAAGACTCGTGCCTTCCGGACACGGCAGTCCGTGCAGGACGTCCAGGGCCGCCAGGCGCATGGCATCGCTTCCCTGGCGCAGGGCCGCGCCCACGGCCTCGGTCAGGCCCATCTCCCGCAAGGCGGCCACGGCGTGCTCGTAGCGTTCCGGATGCCTGTCGCGGTCGATGCGGGCGGCATGGACCAGGACCGCCCCGGCCGCGGCCTCGCCGCCGACCGAGCCGAGCCCGGACACGGCCGCGTCCTGGACATCCTCCTCGTCGTCGCCCAGGGCGGCCAGAAGGTAGCCGCAAAAACGCTCCCGCTCGTCGGGCGAAAGCAGGGTCAGGGCCTTGCCGCCGAGGATGTGGACCACGGCCTTGACGATCTTGTTGCGCAGGACCTCGGGCGAGGCGTCCATGCGCTTCAGGAGCATGGTCACGGCCTTGATGTTGCCGATTTCGCCAAGCGCGTCCACGATCATGGAGGCGACCAGGTCGGAGCTGTGGTCAAGCGCCTTGACCAGGACCCCGACCGACGAGGCGTCGCGGATCTTGGCCAGGGCCTCGATGACCGCGAACTGCACCCACTCGTCGTCGCCGAGGGCCTTGCCGAGACAGACCGCGGCCTCGCTGAAGGCCAGTTCCCCGAGGCTCACCGCCGCCTGGTAGCGGACGTTGACCTCCGGGTCCTTGAGGAGCGCCTCGCCAAGCGGCGCCACCGCCTGCCGGCTGGCGGTGGAGCCGAGGATATCCGAGGCGAAAATGCGGATGTCCGGGTCGGCGTCGTGAAGGAGTTCGAGCAGCGTGGGAAAATCCTGGCCGCCGACGGCCCGCAGGATGTCCATGGAGGCGTTTCGCGACGGCGCGTCGTCGGAGCGCAGAAGCGGCTTGACGGCTGTCACCACCTCCTTGCCGCCGATCCGGCGCAGGGCCCTGTCCGCCGCCTCCTGCACGCCCAGGTTGTGCGAACACAACAACCTGGCCAGGAAAGGGACAGCCTCCAGACAGCCGATCTCGCCCGCCTCGTAGGCCGCGTCCCGGAGCACGTCCGGGTCGTCGCCGCCCAACCGTTGGCAGAGTTCCTTGCAGTCCACCATGCCGCGTCCTTGCCCGCCCCGACCGGGAACGGTCATTTGTAAAGGTTGTGGAGGATCGTCTCGCCCATATCGTCGATGTCCACGATCTCGTCGGCGAGCCCCGCGTCCACGATGGCTTTGGGCATGCCGTAGACCACGCAGGTGGAGTCGGACTGGGCCAGGGCGCGGCCGCCCTTGGCCTTTAACACCCGCATGCCGTCGAGTCCGTCGCTGCCCATGCCGGTCAGGACCACGCCCAGGCCCCGGCGGCCGACGCCCATGGCCACGGATTCGAAAAGCACCGAGGCCGACGGCTTGTAGAGGGCCTCGCGCGGCTCCTCCACCACCCGGACGTCGATGCGGCTGACCTTCTGGTCGATGCGCAGATGCTTGCCGCCCGGCGCCACGTAGGCCACCCCGTGCTGGAGCCGCTCGCCGTCCTCCGCCTCTTTGACCGCAATGCGGCACACCCCGTCCAGGCGCTTGGCAAAAGGACCCGTGAACGCGGCCGGCATGTGCTGGGCAATGAGAATCCCGGCCGGAAAATCCGCCGGCAGGGCCGAGAGCAGCTTTTGCACGGCCGGCGGCCCGCCCGTGGACACGCCGATGGCCACCAGGTCGCGGCACTGGGCCCCGGATGGCCGCGTGGCCGGACGCGCGGCCCGCTCCCCGGCCGGAGCCGCCGGGGTCGCCGGCCGGGCGCGGGCCGCCAGGGGCGAACGGCCCAGATGGCTCATGCGCCGCCGGGCGATGGTCTTGACCTTGGCCCGCAACTCATCCTCGATCTTGACGATATCGAGCGACACCTTGGAAAGCTGCTTGGGAATGAAATCCACGGCCCCAAGCTCCATGGCCTTGAGCGTCGCCTCCGCGCCCTCGGAGGTGAGCGAACTGACCATGAGCACGGGACGCGGCATTTCCATCATCACGTGCCGCAGGGCGGTCAGCCCGTCCATGCGCGGCATCTCGATGTCCATGGTCACCACGTCCGGCTGGTGGCGCCGGATCATTTCCAGGCCTTCCTCGCCGTCCCGGGCCGTGGCCACGACCTCGATCTCCGGGTCTTTGGCCAACATGGTGCCCAGGGCCTTGCGCATGAAGGCCGAGTCATCGACCACCACTACCTTGATCACGAATATCTCCTGACGGCGTAGCGCCTGACCCCGGTTTTGCCCGCCTGGCGGGGGCGCAACCGGATGGGCCGTGCCGATCGCCATGATTAGATGAGTCTTCGCGTTCTGACAACCGAGATTAGTGCTTGCCAAACCCCGCGGGATACCCTAAAAGCGTTTCTTCCACGTCGGGATGTGGCTCAGCCTGGTAGAGCGCTGCGTTCGGGACGCAGAAGCCGGAGGTTCGAATCCTCTCATCCCGACCAGGTATTTCAAGGGGTTATGCGAAAGCATAGCCCCTTTTTTCGTGTCCGCCCCCCCCGCTGCCGCACTCCCCGCCATGGGCCGGCCCGCTCCGATGCACCGAAATTTCATGCCCACGGCCCGTGGACGGCCCCCCGCCAGGAGCGCTTCCCCCCGCCTCCCCGGCCCGCGTCCGCTTACGACTCGCCCCGGCCCTCGCCGCAACAGGCCCCGCCGGCCATCTCCCTGGCCCGCTTCTCGGCCAAGAGTTCCACCGTGCGCGAAAGGACCTCAAGCAACGCGCCCATATGGTTGGCGCAGTACTGTTCCAGCCCGTCCGGGCTGGCCTGGTCCACGGACAGCCAGTCCGGCTCGGGAAAAAGCACCTCCGCCTCGGCCAGACGCTGTTCGAGCTGTTCGATCAGGTCGTCGGCCCCGCCCAGGCACAGCGACGGCATGTCGAGGACCATGCGCAACTTTTCAAAAACGTCACGAAGCCGTTCCCAACGGTTGGGCTCGCGGTTGTGGACTTCCCAAAAAGTTGCCATGCTGTCGGATCGCATTCCCGGAACTCCTTTGCCGTTTCGCATGGCAATGCATACCCGCATCCTCCCCTGATTGCCAGCCTCCCGCCCCGTCCGCCCGGACGGGACTTGCGCTTTGCCGCCCCGGGATTATGATGGCTGCCATGGATACCAAGACGCAGCAAACCGTCCAGGTCCCGGTGGCGGGCATGCACTGCGCCGCCTGTTCCTCGCGCATCGAACGCGTCCTTGGCGCCATGCCGGGCGTGGCCGAAGCGACCGTCAACCTGGCCGACGCCTCCCTGCGATTGCGCTTCGATCCCAAGGACACTACCCTGGACGCCATCGGCGCCCGCGTGGCCGAACTCGGCTTCACCCTGGGCCCGCCGCCACCAAGCAACGACACGGTGGCGTTGGCCATAACCGGCATGCACTGCGCCGCCTGCTCCTCGCGCATCGAGCGCGTGACCCGCAGGCTTCCGGGCATGGTCGCGGCCGACGTCAACCTGGCCGGCGAGACCGGCACCTTCACCTTCGACCCGGCGCTTCTCTCCAGGCGCGCCCTCAGACAAGCCATCGCGGACCTGGGTTTCGGCAGCCAGACGCTTTCCGCCTCGGGCGACCGCTTCGCCGCCCGCCAAAAAGAGGCCCAGGCGGAACTGGCCTGCATGCGGCGCCAACTCATCCCGGCCCTGGGCTTCGCCGCCCTGCTCCTGGTCCTGTCCATGGGCCACATGCTGGGCCTGCCCCTGCCCCATTTTCTCCATCCCGACATCTCGCCGGCCGCCTTTGCCCTCACCCAGCTGGCCCTGACGCTCCCCATCGTCTGGATCGGCCGGCGGTTTTACCGCGACGGCATTCCGGCGCTCCTTCGCGGCGGCCCGAACATGGATTCGCTCGTCGCGGTCGGCACGGGCGCGGCCCTGGCCTACAGCCTGGCCAACCTGATCCTCCTCCTCATGGGCAACGATCCCGCGGCCCGGGCCATGGACCTGTATTTCGAGTCGGCCGGCGTGCTCCTGGCCATGATCAGCCTCGGCAAATATCTGGAGGCCTCGGCCAAGTTCAAGACGTCCGGGGCCATCGCCGCCCTCATGCGCCTGGCCCCGGACACGGCCACGCTCCTTCGCGACGGCAGGGAGGAGGTCGTGCCCCTGGACGAGGTGGAACCCGGAGATCGGCTTCTCGTGCGGCCGGGCGAACGCCTGCCCGTGGACGGCACCGTGGCCGAGGGGGCGTCCCGGGTGGACGAGTCCATGCTGACGGGCGAGCCCCTGCCCGTGGCCAAGGCGGTCGGCGACGCCGTCACCGGGGGCACCCAAAACACCACCGGGGCCCTGGTCCTCACCGCCACCCGCGTCGGCGAGGACACGACCCTGTCGCGCATCGTGGCCCTGGTGCGCCAGGCCCAAGGGTCCAAAGCCCCCATCGCCAACATGGCCGACACCGTGAGCTTCTATTTCGTGCCCACGGTCATGGCCGTGGCCGTGGTCTCGGGGCTGGCCTGGTATTTCCTCGGCCAGGCCGGATTCCCGTTTTCGCTGCGCATCTTCGTGGCCGTCATGGTCATCGCCTGCCCTTGCGCCATGGGCCTGGCCGTGCCCACCTCCATCATGGTCGGCACCGGCCGGGGGGCGCGCCTCGGCATCCTGGTCAAGTCCGGGGCGGCCCTCCAGGCCGCCGGCGACGTTTCGGCCGTGGTCTTCGACAAGACCGGCACCCTGACCCACGGCAAGCCCGAACTGACCGACACCGCCCCGGCCCCGGGCTTTGACGCCGACACCCTCCTCGCCCTGGCCGCCGCGGCCGAGGCCCGGTCCGAACACCCCTTGGCGGCGGCCATTGTGGCGGCGGCCAAGGCCCAGAACCTCCCTCTGCCCGCACCCGAACACTTCGAGGCCGCGCCCGGCCGGGGGGTCGCCGCCCGCGTGGACGGCCGCGATGTTCTGGTCGGCACGGCCGCCTATCTGCTCGAAAAAAACATTCCGGCCGATGCCGACGCCGACGCCACCGAGGCAACACTTGCCGCCTCGGGCAAGACCGCCATCCGCGTGGCCGTGGACGGCCGGTCCGCCGGCGTCCTGGCCGTGGCCGACACGCCCCGGCCCGAAGCGGCGGCCGTGGTGGCCTCGCTTCTCCGCCAGGGACTCGACGTGGTCATGCTGACCGGCGACGACGAGCGGACCGCCCGGGCCGTGGCCGGCCAGCTGGGCATCACCGAAGTGATCGCCCGGGTGCTGCCCGAGCGCAAGGCCGAGGAAATAAACCGCCTCAAGGCCGCCGGACGCAAGGTGGCCATGGTCGGCGACGGCATCAACGACGCCCCGGCCCTGGCCGCCGCCGACCTCGGCATGGCCATGGGCTCGGGCATCGACGTGGCCGTCGAGTCCTGCGACGTGGTGCTCATGCGAAACGACCTGCGCGGCGTGCCGGCGGCGCTGGCCCTGTCGCGGGCCGTCATCGGCAACATCAAGCAGAACCTCTTCTGGGCCTTTGCCTTCAACACCATTGGCATCCCGGTGGCGGCCGGCGTCCTCCATATCTTCGGCGGCCCGACCTTAAACCCCATGCTGGCCGGCACGGCCATGGCCCTCAGTTCCTTCACCGTGGTCACCAACGCCCTGCGCCTGCGCTTTTTCACCCCCCGGGAGGGATAGACCGGAATGCCGCCGGGGGCCGGGGCTGCCCTCCTCCGGCCCTCCGGCGAAAGCCGGCCCGGGGCCTGCGTTTTCGATGGCAGCCGGCCGATCCCCGTCAGCCGGGGCCGAACATGAACAAACATTTCATCATACTGTAATCTTTCGCATTTGGAAAATCGTTGCCCCCCCGGCCGAGGTAGTCTAGACTCGCGCCTTCTGACTTGAGCCCAAGTAACGACTCTGCACATAACCCGACAGAGCTAAGGTGGTGCTATGCCTCGATTGTCTCGCCTCGTAGTTGTATTGACATGCCTCAGCCTGCTGGCAGCCGCCCATACTCCCTCCGCCGAGGCCTATACCGTCCAATCCGGGGATACGCCCCAATCCATCGCCAAAAAGCACAACCTCTCGGTGGAGGAGCTGCTCAAGGCCAACAAGGGCCTCAAGCCCAGCAAGATGCACCCGGGCGACTCGCTGACGATCCCCGGATCGTCTTCCGGCAAGAGCGACAGCAAGCATTCCGACAAAGAGCCTTCCCGCGAAAAGGCGGACAGGAAATCGGACGCTTCTTCGGCCAGGGAACGGGCCGCCGAGGCCCGTGACCGGGAAAAGGAACGCAAGGAATCCGCCAAGTCGTCCGCCAAAAGCGCGGGCACCTACACCGTCAAAAAAGGCGACACCCTTGGCTCCATCGCCGCCAAACATGATCTGAGCGTCAACGACATCGTCAAAGCCAACAAAGGGTTGAGCCTCAGCCGCATGAAGATCGGCCAGGAGCTGGTCCTGCCCGGGAACGCCCCGGCCGCCAAGGCCGAACCGACGGAGAAGCCGTCCCACAAGGCGGAAAAATCCCACGAACCCCAGGAGCAGACCTCCACCTACACCGCCCACCGGCGCGATACCGTGAGCTCCGTGGCCCGCCGCTTCCACACCACGCCCAAGGAACTGGCCCGGCTCAATCCGGATATGGGCAAAAAACTCCATTCCGGCGAAAAACTGATCGTGCCGCTCGGCGCGTCCAAGGCAGCCGAGGAGCCCGAGGAACGGCCCGCGCCCGTGGCCGCACCCGTGGCCGAACCCGAAGCCGCTCCCACCCGTCCGTCCAAGACCGCCCGGGCCAGCGAACCGGAAGCCCCGCCGGCCATGCCCGAAAGCCGCGAAATGGCCGACGCCGAGTCTTCCTTTGAAAAGGGCATCGAGCTCGGCAAGCAGAACAAGTTCCAAAAGGCCGTGGAGAGCTTCGACAAGGCCATCAAGCTCAACCCCAACCGGGCCGACTACTTCGCCAGCCGGGGCCACGCCAACTACTACATGAAGCAGTACCCCAAGGCCATCGACGACTACACCAAGGCCATCGAGAAAAATCCCAACTTCGCCCTGGCCTATTCCATGCGCGGCCTCAGCTACACCCGCTCCGGCCGCTATCCCCAGGCCATCGACGACTTCAACAAGGCCATCAGCTTCGGTCCCGGCGAGGCCGACTACTACAAGGGCCGCGGGTTCACCTACCTGCACCTCAAGCAGTACGGCCCCATGTGCCAGGACTACCAGAAGGCCTGTTCGCTCGGCGACTGCGAACTCATGGAAAGCGCCAAAAAGGAAAAGCTCTGCCAGTAGCCCTGGCGGCACAGGGCCTAAAAAAAGCCCGGCTTCGGCCGGGCTTTTTTCATTGTTCGTCGGGACACCGGTTTCGGCGGCATCCCGGTCGGCGGAGTCCCGTCTTCCGGGAACCCGCGCAAACCGATTTTCCGGGGAACAAGCCATCCGCCGCAGGCCGGCCGTCTTCCCCTGCCGGGTCGATTCCCGGCGGAATCAGCCGTGCCCCGCCTTCCGCCTGGGCCACAGCTGGGAGGCCAGCATGCCGCCAAACATCAGGGCGCAGCCGAAAAGCCCCCTGCTCCCCAGGCTTTCATCCAGCAGCACGGCCCCGCCGATGGCCGCGAAGACCGTCTCGAAGCTCAAGAGGATGGCGGCATGGGTCGGCTTGGCGTCGCGTTGGGCCACCACCTGGAGCGTGTAGGCCAGGCCCACGGACAAAAGGCCTCCGTAGAAGATCGGCCAGGCCGCCCCGCGCACGCCCGTCCAGGTCAGGTCCTCGAAGGCCAGGGCGCAGGCCAGGCTCAGGACCGAACAGACCACATACTGGGCCATGGCCAGGGGCAAGGCCCGGGTGCGCGGCGACAACCAGCCGATGACCAGCACATGGCAGGCCCAGAAGACCGCACCCACCAGTTCCAGCCCGTCGCCCGGGGCCAGGGTGAAGTCCTCGGTCACGGACAGGAAATACAGGCCGATGGCGGCGGCCACGGCCCCGACCACGTCGCCCCGGGCCGGCCGCTGCTTGAAAAAAAGCCCCAGAAGCGGCACCAGCACCACGTACAGGCCCGTAATGAACCCCGCCTTGCCGGCCGTGGTGTACTGGAGCCCCACCTGCTGGAGCGTGGCCCCGGCAAAGAGCACCCCGCCGGCCAGCAGGCCGCCGAGCCACGGGAATCCGTCCCGGCTGCCGGCCAGAAA encodes:
- a CDS encoding HEAT repeat domain-containing protein gives rise to the protein MVDCKELCQRLGGDDPDVLRDAAYEAGEIGCLEAVPFLARLLCSHNLGVQEAADRALRRIGGKEVVTAVKPLLRSDDAPSRNASMDILRAVGGQDFPTLLELLHDADPDIRIFASDILGSTASRQAVAPLGEALLKDPEVNVRYQAAVSLGELAFSEAAVCLGKALGDDEWVQFAVIEALAKIRDASSVGVLVKALDHSSDLVASMIVDALGEIGNIKAVTMLLKRMDASPEVLRNKIVKAVVHILGGKALTLLSPDERERFCGYLLAALGDDEEDVQDAAVSGLGSVGGEAAAGAVLVHAARIDRDRHPERYEHAVAALREMGLTEAVGAALRQGSDAMRLAALDVLHGLPCPEGTSLLMDAFASLPGPIRPVAARALAAISGQEAVGFFLDMLHGDDEDLLLEAVAFLGGKMRLPAAGDALFDLLAHPSDAVKEAALDACVAIGGETLDGRFRQLFESDEPMDRLMAAYALGKMGLRDHMDVIRAALNDPVPDIRKIALEALGEMCGHEEEGLALIVSGLSDENRDVRLAVVELLGGCDSDRIYPYLEQALFDADDWVRVRAMEALGLRGEREAVGRLVELAGEDGKLVALKAVETLGDIGGPEASQALLGIASGDDPELAGVAEAAIARLQDEQGER
- a CDS encoding protein-glutamate methylesterase/protein-glutamine glutaminase, giving the protein MIKVVVVDDSAFMRKALGTMLAKDPEIEVVATARDGEEGLEMIRRHQPDVVTMDIEMPRMDGLTALRHVMMEMPRPVLMVSSLTSEGAEATLKAMELGAVDFIPKQLSKVSLDIVKIEDELRAKVKTIARRRMSHLGRSPLAARARPATPAAPAGERAARPATRPSGAQCRDLVAIGVSTGGPPAVQKLLSALPADFPAGILIAQHMPAAFTGPFAKRLDGVCRIAVKEAEDGERLQHGVAYVAPGGKHLRIDQKVSRIDVRVVEEPREALYKPSASVLFESVAMGVGRRGLGVVLTGMGSDGLDGMRVLKAKGGRALAQSDSTCVVYGMPKAIVDAGLADEIVDIDDMGETILHNLYK
- a CDS encoding heavy metal translocating P-type ATPase, translated to MAAMDTKTQQTVQVPVAGMHCAACSSRIERVLGAMPGVAEATVNLADASLRLRFDPKDTTLDAIGARVAELGFTLGPPPPSNDTVALAITGMHCAACSSRIERVTRRLPGMVAADVNLAGETGTFTFDPALLSRRALRQAIADLGFGSQTLSASGDRFAARQKEAQAELACMRRQLIPALGFAALLLVLSMGHMLGLPLPHFLHPDISPAAFALTQLALTLPIVWIGRRFYRDGIPALLRGGPNMDSLVAVGTGAALAYSLANLILLLMGNDPAARAMDLYFESAGVLLAMISLGKYLEASAKFKTSGAIAALMRLAPDTATLLRDGREEVVPLDEVEPGDRLLVRPGERLPVDGTVAEGASRVDESMLTGEPLPVAKAVGDAVTGGTQNTTGALVLTATRVGEDTTLSRIVALVRQAQGSKAPIANMADTVSFYFVPTVMAVAVVSGLAWYFLGQAGFPFSLRIFVAVMVIACPCAMGLAVPTSIMVGTGRGARLGILVKSGAALQAAGDVSAVVFDKTGTLTHGKPELTDTAPAPGFDADTLLALAAAAEARSEHPLAAAIVAAAKAQNLPLPAPEHFEAAPGRGVAARVDGRDVLVGTAAYLLEKNIPADADADATEATLAASGKTAIRVAVDGRSAGVLAVADTPRPEAAAVVASLLRQGLDVVMLTGDDERTARAVAGQLGITEVIARVLPERKAEEINRLKAAGRKVAMVGDGINDAPALAAADLGMAMGSGIDVAVESCDVVLMRNDLRGVPAALALSRAVIGNIKQNLFWAFAFNTIGIPVAAGVLHIFGGPTLNPMLAGTAMALSSFTVVTNALRLRFFTPREG
- a CDS encoding LysM peptidoglycan-binding domain-containing protein — protein: MPRLSRLVVVLTCLSLLAAAHTPSAEAYTVQSGDTPQSIAKKHNLSVEELLKANKGLKPSKMHPGDSLTIPGSSSGKSDSKHSDKEPSREKADRKSDASSARERAAEARDREKERKESAKSSAKSAGTYTVKKGDTLGSIAAKHDLSVNDIVKANKGLSLSRMKIGQELVLPGNAPAAKAEPTEKPSHKAEKSHEPQEQTSTYTAHRRDTVSSVARRFHTTPKELARLNPDMGKKLHSGEKLIVPLGASKAAEEPEERPAPVAAPVAEPEAAPTRPSKTARASEPEAPPAMPESREMADAESSFEKGIELGKQNKFQKAVESFDKAIKLNPNRADYFASRGHANYYMKQYPKAIDDYTKAIEKNPNFALAYSMRGLSYTRSGRYPQAIDDFNKAISFGPGEADYYKGRGFTYLHLKQYGPMCQDYQKACSLGDCELMESAKKEKLCQ
- a CDS encoding DMT family transporter, whose translation is MRDASLRADGLCLVTALIWGLAFVAQRMGMDHVGPMAFNGIRFALGAAVLAPLAVRSMRYPPPAPFLAGSRDGFPWLGGLLAGGVLFAGATLQQVGLQYTTAGKAGFITGLYVVLVPLLGLFFKQRPARGDVVGAVAAAIGLYFLSVTEDFTLAPGDGLELVGAVFWACHVLVIGWLSPRTRALPLAMAQYVVCSVLSLACALAFEDLTWTGVRGAAWPIFYGGLLSVGLAYTLQVVAQRDAKPTHAAILLSFETVFAAIGGAVLLDESLGSRGLFGCALMFGGMLASQLWPRRKAGHG